Part of the Oceanivirga salmonicida genome, CACCTCTTTTACAAATACTTTACCATCTTGTATATTAGTTGATATAACTTTAACTCTAACTTCATCATTTAAATTATATTCAATATCAGATAATATCTCTGCTTCTACATAATTTGATAAACTTACGAATACTCTATCATTATGTACCCAAGTTACTCTTGATATGTATTCTTGACCTATATAGTCAGTCATATACTCACTTAATTTAATACTTTGTGCATCAAATTCTACCCTTTGTGCATCTCTTTCAGTTTTAGAAATATGCTTAGAGATAAAATCTAATTTCTTATTTATTTTTTCTTTTTGATATTCATTCATGTATTTATTTAAACTCTTATCTAAAATTCTATGAACTACTAAGTCTGAATATCTTCTAATAGGTGAAGTAAAGTGTAAATAATGCTCTAAACTTAAACCGAAATGTCCTTTATCATCTTTTGAATATATTGCTTTTTGCATAGATCTTAATATTAATTTATGTATAAAATAACCATATATTTCACCCTTAGTTTTATCTATTATTTTTTGTAACCTACTAGTTAATTTACTAGGGTTAGCTACTGATAAACCTATTGCAACTAATTCCTTATTAAGTTCATTCATAGATTCTAATGTTGGTTTTTCATGTACTCTATATATACCAGGTATATTAGCATAGAATAAATAATTTGCTACTGCTTCATTAGCTGAAACCATGAAATTTTCAATTAAAACTTCTGCTTCTTCTCTAACTCTTAATTTTATATCTACTAATTTTTGCTTTTCATCTAGTATAAGTTTTAATTCAGGGAATTCAAATTCCATAGCACCACGACTTTTACTAATATCACTCATTAAATTAGATAATTCATTCATATTAAGTAACATATCCTTATATTTATGTTCTGCATTTCCTTTTAAAACTTCATTAACTTCAGTATATGTGCATCTTTTATGACTAACTATTACTGATTTGAAAAAATCTGTTGATATTAATTTAGCTTTCTCATCATATACTAACTTCACAGTAAATGCTAGTTTATCTTCATTAGGATTTAATGAACAAAGGTCATTGGTTAGTCTTCTAGGTAACATAGGTATTACTCTATCATATAGATATATTGAATTTCCCCTTTGTAAAGCCAATTTATCTAAAATTCCATTTTCTTTTACATAATAAGAAACATCAGCAATACTTACATATAGTATATAATGATTTCCATCTTTTTCAAGATAAACCGCATCATCTATATCTCTTGTATCTTCTCCATCTATGGTAATATGTGCTAAATGTCTTAAATCTTTACGGTTTTTTAGTTCATCTTCAATATTTGCTACCTTTAAATCATCAGATGCTTTTAACTCTTCTTTACTAAATTTTCTACTTATTCCCATGGAATCAAGTCTTGCATTAACAACATTAGTTGCTAAATCATTTGCTCCATATACCCTTATAACTTTGGCTTCTGGTTTTTTATCTTCACTTCCCCAGTTTGTAATTTTAATTTTTACTATATCATTTTCTTTTGCTTTTAAGATTGCTCCCTTTTTAATATATACATCTTTTGCAAGATTATCTACCGTTACAAAAGAAAAGTTCTTACTATTATTTATAGTTCCAACAAATTCATCTGTATGCCTTTTTATTATTTTAGTTATTATAGCTTCATCACGACCCTTATACTTCGTAATTCTAAACTCTACTTTATCTTTATCTGCTGCTGTTTTCATATTTCTACCTGCAACAAAATATTTTTCAGTTTCAGTTAGTATAAAACCATAACCATTTCTTGTCATTGATAATTCACCAATCTTATTTGACATTTTTCACTTCCTTTAATAGTTGATTTCTAAACTCAACCGTATTTTTGTGTATTACTACATTTCTATCAACTAACATTTTTAGTTTATAGTTTAGTTCCATAAGTATTCCCTTATTTAAATCTTTAAATACTTCTTCCCTTATTTTTTCTACACCTTCATAATTTCTACCATATTCTATACCATCTGATATATATACTATTTTTTCAATATCACTCATATTTTTTTTACCTACTGTATGATATCTAACTGCTGATAAAATTTCTTCATCAGTTATATTAAAGTATTTTTTTAAATACTCTGCTCCTGCAAATCCATGCAATATATTTTTTTGATAAATTCCATCTATATCATCTTTAAATTTATCTCCAACTAAACTT contains:
- a CDS encoding ribonuclease R family protein, with amino-acid sequence MSNKIGELSMTRNGYGFILTETEKYFVAGRNMKTAADKDKVEFRITKYKGRDEAIITKIIKRHTDEFVGTINNSKNFSFVTVDNLAKDVYIKKGAILKAKENDIVKIKITNWGSEDKKPEAKVIRVYGANDLATNVVNARLDSMGISRKFSKEELKASDDLKVANIEDELKNRKDLRHLAHITIDGEDTRDIDDAVYLEKDGNHYILYVSIADVSYYVKENGILDKLALQRGNSIYLYDRVIPMLPRRLTNDLCSLNPNEDKLAFTVKLVYDEKAKLISTDFFKSVIVSHKRCTYTEVNEVLKGNAEHKYKDMLLNMNELSNLMSDISKSRGAMEFEFPELKLILDEKQKLVDIKLRVREEAEVLIENFMVSANEAVANYLFYANIPGIYRVHEKPTLESMNELNKELVAIGLSVANPSKLTSRLQKIIDKTKGEIYGYFIHKLILRSMQKAIYSKDDKGHFGLSLEHYLHFTSPIRRYSDLVVHRILDKSLNKYMNEYQKEKINKKLDFISKHISKTERDAQRVEFDAQSIKLSEYMTDYIGQEYISRVTWVHNDRVFVSLSNYVEAEILSDIEYNLNDEVRVKVISTNIQDGKVFVKEV
- the yqeK gene encoding bis(5'-nucleosyl)-tetraphosphatase (symmetrical) YqeK; translated protein: MDLKKILSNERYEHSVRTKQMAKILCEKYNVDTKAVLAAYYHDIAKELSLEEMISLVGDKFKDDIDGIYQKNILHGFAGAEYLKKYFNITDEEILSAVRYHTVGKKNMSDIEKIVYISDGIEYGRNYEGVEKIREEVFKDLNKGILMELNYKLKMLVDRNVVIHKNTVEFRNQLLKEVKNVK